The proteins below are encoded in one region of Paeniglutamicibacter cryotolerans:
- a CDS encoding ferritin — MELTGKLADAFNDQVTLELRASVVYRQLAVEMEIMDLPGIADWFRAQSDEETHHAEKFLGHMTDRDARPAIGDITAPVVSVATVLDAFEAALAHEKKVSESIRDLYRLAQLEGDIDSVPLLNWFVNEQIEEEATVSEIVGRVRLIENDGNGLLRLDAELGSRNPAGE; from the coding sequence ATGGAACTTACAGGAAAGCTTGCAGACGCATTCAACGATCAGGTAACACTTGAGCTCCGGGCGTCGGTGGTCTACCGGCAACTTGCGGTCGAGATGGAAATCATGGACCTCCCCGGCATTGCCGATTGGTTCCGGGCCCAGTCCGACGAGGAAACCCACCACGCCGAGAAGTTCTTGGGACACATGACCGACCGCGACGCCCGCCCCGCGATTGGCGACATCACCGCCCCGGTTGTTTCCGTGGCAACGGTCCTGGACGCCTTCGAGGCCGCACTGGCCCATGAGAAGAAGGTCTCGGAGTCCATCCGCGACCTCTACCGCTTGGCCCAGTTGGAAGGCGACATCGACTCGGTACCGCTGCTTAACTGGTTCGTCAACGAGCAGATCGAAGAAGAAGCGACGGTCAGTGAAATCGTCGGCCGCGTGCGCTTGATTGAAAATGACGGCAACGGCCTGCTGCGCTTGGACGCGGAGCTCGGCTCGCGTAACCCAGCCGGCGAATAA
- a CDS encoding AI-2E family transporter: MPFLKNWVRKRPAARTANESVASNAVGADPTFTIGQLWTDGMGRSATRSIQVLTVLALAAVVVWGLMQLSLVVLPVLIALILCSALWPLVRLLRKFMSALLAAWSVFLGSLVILGGIGYLLVISVMAEADTLADKAVEGFHTLQGMIQQLPINISEQQINDAIKQSTDFLTSSQFGAGALNGISAAGNFVTGLILLLVILFFFLKDGDRIWAFFVSWVPRHLESRWLASGARTVETLGGYIRGTATIAAVDAVGITAALLILRVPLAIPLGVIVFLSSFIPMVGATFAGILATLIALVTNGPVVALIVLGAVILVNQLEGNFLQPVVMAHALNLHALVILLALAAGTVLGGLVGAVLAVPITAVFWSIVKIWSGRDNQAPEPEPAKTDSTDNGGDPKQAAAAG; encoded by the coding sequence ATGCCGTTTCTGAAGAATTGGGTCAGGAAACGCCCGGCCGCAAGAACAGCCAACGAATCAGTGGCGTCCAACGCAGTGGGCGCGGATCCGACGTTCACCATCGGGCAGCTGTGGACGGATGGCATGGGCCGTTCGGCCACCCGCTCGATTCAGGTCCTGACGGTTCTGGCGCTTGCCGCCGTCGTCGTCTGGGGCCTCATGCAGCTGAGCTTGGTCGTCCTGCCGGTACTCATCGCACTGATCCTATGCAGCGCGCTCTGGCCGCTGGTGAGACTTCTGCGCAAGTTCATGTCCGCGTTGCTCGCCGCCTGGTCCGTCTTCCTTGGATCCTTGGTGATCCTCGGCGGGATCGGCTATCTACTGGTGATCTCGGTGATGGCCGAGGCAGACACGCTGGCCGACAAGGCGGTCGAGGGTTTTCATACGCTCCAGGGCATGATCCAACAGCTGCCCATCAATATCAGTGAGCAGCAGATCAACGATGCCATCAAACAGTCCACCGATTTCTTGACCAGCAGCCAATTCGGTGCCGGAGCGCTGAACGGGATCTCCGCTGCCGGGAACTTCGTCACCGGGCTCATCCTGTTGCTGGTGATCTTGTTCTTCTTCCTCAAGGACGGGGACCGCATCTGGGCCTTCTTCGTGTCCTGGGTACCTCGCCATCTGGAAAGCCGCTGGCTTGCTTCCGGAGCCCGGACCGTGGAAACCCTGGGCGGCTACATCCGCGGCACAGCTACCATTGCCGCGGTCGACGCGGTTGGCATCACTGCCGCGTTGCTGATCCTGCGCGTGCCGCTGGCGATCCCGCTGGGTGTCATCGTCTTCCTTAGCTCCTTCATCCCGATGGTTGGCGCCACGTTCGCCGGCATCCTAGCCACGCTGATCGCTTTGGTCACCAACGGTCCCGTCGTCGCGCTGATCGTGCTGGGCGCCGTCATCCTGGTCAACCAGCTCGAAGGAAACTTCCTGCAGCCGGTCGTCATGGCCCACGCGTTGAACCTGCACGCGTTGGTCATTCTGCTGGCGCTGGCTGCCGGCACGGTCCTGGGCGGGCTTGTCGGTGCGGTACTCGCGGTGCCTATCACCGCGGTCTTCTGGTCGATCGTGAAGATCTGGAGCGGACGGGATAACCAGGCCCCGGAACCCGAACCCGCGAAAACCGATTCCACTGACAACGGCGGTGACCCCAAACAAGCCGCTGCAGCGGGCTAA
- a CDS encoding META domain-containing protein, whose amino-acid sequence MRRTQLLGAIAAALLLSSCAANGSTAATPIGTWGEQGQGQPQLVIEDGGQVSGTDGCNRLMGSWEDSGGVIAFGTLAGTRMMCEEVDVWLGDAASATVDNDRLVIEDASGAMIGTLQRGH is encoded by the coding sequence ATGAGAAGAACCCAGCTCCTGGGCGCCATCGCCGCCGCCCTGCTCCTGTCGTCCTGTGCGGCAAACGGTTCAACCGCCGCCACGCCGATCGGCACGTGGGGCGAGCAAGGGCAGGGCCAGCCGCAACTGGTGATTGAAGACGGCGGCCAGGTTTCTGGAACCGACGGCTGCAACAGGCTGATGGGCAGCTGGGAAGATTCCGGAGGAGTCATCGCCTTCGGAACGCTGGCCGGAACACGCATGATGTGCGAGGAAGTCGACGTCTGGCTCGGTGATGCCGCCTCGGCCACGGTGGATAACGACAGGCTCGTGATCGAGGACGCGAGCGGCGCGATGATCGGGACCCTGCAGCGCGGCCACTAG
- a CDS encoding SH3 domain-containing protein, with the protein MTSFRNGGSSPAPTHVTVGELNLRKGSGTEYAVQRILPDASAVTLLARHGSWASVQAGSLFGWVPGHCLRTLAAPHLPGSALKAAGLEADVPSGPPPTHITTAILNLRRGAGTNYTVVRVLVKDSRVAAMERQGTWSRIYAGTASGWVSSAYLSPLPINRPLRGIIALEPEPYRTTVRLNVRKDAGDHYATLQILQRGAKVNVNGSLRGWKRIELERGAGWIPATHLERIGGFELQPKTNADAVLRTGASEKFRVILDIPAGSVLTVRGTRGDWAQVDYDGHAGWIREQFLH; encoded by the coding sequence ATGACGTCGTTTCGAAACGGCGGATCCTCCCCGGCCCCGACACACGTGACCGTCGGTGAACTGAACCTCCGCAAGGGCTCTGGGACCGAATATGCCGTCCAACGGATCCTGCCGGATGCCAGCGCCGTAACGTTGTTGGCCCGCCATGGTTCCTGGGCGAGCGTCCAGGCCGGTTCCCTCTTCGGCTGGGTGCCCGGGCACTGTCTGCGCACCCTCGCAGCTCCGCACCTCCCCGGGTCCGCGCTCAAGGCTGCGGGCCTTGAAGCCGACGTCCCCTCCGGGCCACCGCCAACCCACATAACTACCGCAATTCTGAACCTGCGCCGGGGAGCCGGAACCAATTACACCGTCGTTCGCGTACTGGTCAAGGACTCGCGGGTCGCCGCGATGGAACGCCAGGGAACCTGGTCCCGGATCTATGCCGGCACCGCCAGTGGTTGGGTGTCCAGTGCGTACCTGAGCCCCCTGCCGATCAACCGTCCCTTGCGCGGCATCATCGCCCTTGAACCCGAGCCCTACCGCACCACGGTCCGGCTGAACGTCCGCAAGGATGCGGGAGACCACTATGCGACCCTGCAGATCCTGCAGCGTGGTGCCAAGGTCAACGTGAATGGTTCACTACGTGGTTGGAAGCGCATTGAACTGGAGCGCGGTGCCGGCTGGATCCCGGCCACGCACCTCGAACGTATTGGTGGGTTCGAACTTCAGCCGAAAACCAACGCAGATGCCGTCCTGCGCACGGGAGCATCGGAAAAATTCAGGGTCATTCTGGACATCCCCGCCGGGAGCGTCCTCACCGTGCGCGGGACCCGAGGCGACTGGGCCCAGGTCGACTACGACGGGCATGCTGGCTGGATCCGCGAACAGTTCCTCCACTAG
- a CDS encoding MSCRAMM family adhesin SdrC, with translation MSIREQRHPALGRFTLRDPGTSRLLLISAPAGTGRGWFACSWIGQRRGNVHAWSRPETNQAMALGFPSARLHADLQLCFADPSDDVPKTDGGHDPTPDFGFFVNPGRVLVGYYVWFDTNCDGLQDENEAGIAGVVLVSVGPEGEPVTERQGAYFI, from the coding sequence ATGTCCATCCGAGAGCAACGCCATCCAGCACTGGGACGCTTCACATTAAGAGATCCGGGCACCTCACGTCTATTGCTGATCAGCGCCCCTGCCGGAACTGGCCGCGGCTGGTTCGCGTGCTCATGGATAGGGCAGCGCAGAGGTAACGTGCATGCTTGGTCCCGGCCTGAAACCAATCAGGCAATGGCGTTGGGGTTCCCATCAGCACGACTCCATGCGGACCTGCAGCTGTGTTTTGCCGATCCGTCCGATGATGTGCCGAAGACCGATGGAGGTCATGACCCGACACCGGACTTCGGATTCTTCGTGAATCCGGGCAGGGTGTTGGTGGGCTATTACGTTTGGTTTGATACTAATTGTGATGGCCTGCAGGATGAGAATGAGGCTGGTATCGCCGGTGTTGTTCTGGTCTCGGTTGGTCCTGAGGGTGAGCCGGTGACCGAGAGGCAGGGTGCTTACTTCATTTGA
- a CDS encoding NAD-dependent succinate-semialdehyde dehydrogenase gives MTATAPTPNVPGYRVLNPATGAVVEEFQTATDAQIQDALAASAAAYATWKNVPIEERAVIVHRIAELFTERAGKLASIITEEMGKAYSQSQGEAEFCTDIFAYFATEGPALTADMPIKAMNGGRAVVQKLPVGPLLGIMPWNYPYYQVARFAAPNLMLGNTIVLKHAEMCPRSALAIQAIMDDAGLPAGVYTNVFASHDQIADIIADARIQGVSLTGSERAGAIIGQLAGKNLKKAVLELGGSDPYVILDSDDVKDAANTAWFTRIENTGQACNSNKRMIVMEDIFDEFVSELTALATGLVPGDPAKEEEGTFGPLSSRVAAEALSEQIQDALDKGATLHAGGTLHEGPSAFLEPTVLTGIVPGMRAYHEELFGPVAVVYKVSTDEEALKLANDTPYGLGGAVFSRNEERAHKVASGLESGMSNVNTPAGEGADMPFGGVKRSGYGRELGPLGMDEFVNKRLFYIAD, from the coding sequence GTGACCGCCACCGCCCCCACGCCGAATGTCCCCGGCTACCGAGTTCTCAACCCCGCCACCGGCGCAGTGGTTGAAGAATTCCAGACCGCCACCGATGCCCAGATCCAGGACGCGCTTGCCGCCTCCGCGGCAGCGTACGCCACCTGGAAGAACGTTCCGATCGAGGAACGCGCGGTCATTGTGCACCGCATTGCCGAACTGTTCACCGAGCGGGCGGGCAAGCTCGCATCGATCATCACCGAGGAAATGGGCAAGGCCTACTCGCAGTCCCAGGGCGAAGCCGAGTTCTGCACCGACATCTTCGCCTACTTCGCCACCGAGGGCCCTGCCCTGACGGCAGACATGCCGATCAAGGCCATGAATGGAGGACGCGCCGTTGTCCAGAAGCTCCCGGTCGGCCCGTTGCTGGGCATCATGCCGTGGAACTACCCATACTACCAGGTTGCCCGCTTCGCCGCGCCGAACCTGATGCTGGGCAACACCATCGTGCTCAAACACGCTGAAATGTGCCCCCGCTCCGCGCTGGCCATCCAGGCGATCATGGACGATGCGGGCCTGCCCGCCGGCGTCTACACCAACGTCTTCGCCAGCCATGACCAGATCGCCGACATCATCGCCGATGCCCGCATCCAGGGGGTCTCGCTGACCGGTTCCGAGCGCGCAGGTGCCATCATCGGCCAGCTGGCCGGCAAGAATCTGAAGAAGGCCGTGCTGGAACTCGGAGGTTCGGATCCATACGTGATCTTGGATTCCGATGACGTCAAGGACGCCGCCAACACCGCATGGTTCACGCGCATCGAGAACACGGGCCAGGCCTGCAACTCGAACAAGCGCATGATCGTCATGGAGGACATCTTCGACGAGTTCGTTTCCGAGCTCACCGCGCTGGCCACCGGCCTGGTTCCGGGCGACCCGGCCAAGGAAGAGGAGGGCACCTTCGGCCCGCTGTCCTCCCGTGTCGCTGCGGAGGCCCTGTCCGAGCAGATCCAGGACGCCCTTGACAAGGGCGCGACGCTGCACGCCGGCGGCACGCTGCACGAGGGCCCGAGTGCCTTCCTCGAACCGACGGTGCTCACCGGCATCGTTCCGGGCATGCGGGCCTACCACGAGGAACTTTTCGGACCGGTCGCCGTGGTCTACAAAGTCTCCACCGACGAGGAGGCCCTAAAGCTCGCAAACGACACCCCGTACGGTCTCGGCGGAGCAGTCTTCAGCCGGAACGAGGAGCGCGCCCACAAGGTCGCTTCGGGTCTGGAATCCGGCATGAGCAACGTGAACACCCCGGCAGGCGAAGGCGCCGACATGCCCTTCGGCGGCGTGAAGCGCTCGGGCTACGGCCGTGAACTCGGCCCGCTGGGCATGGATGAGTTCGTGAACAAGCGCCTGTTCTACATCGCCGACTAA
- a CDS encoding SH3 domain-containing protein, protein MTYAKTPGARLRVLTVGVLAFSFWGAPPVATAATSVPVTIAAAVAAKEVKRATANLNLRLRAGTNTKVLLVIPRDTQLAISATSGGWSKTTYRSKTGWVSTAYLKPAEAKKPGLGKSTATLNLRKQATTSSKVLGSIPKGAILELKATQGKWKRVTHRGKTGWVNSGYLKGVANKPGREIYIEGAYTSNRAGLTDRYYTKTAGSGLRSSVNGPMKIGDIPRYSVAYRDLAQERKAGGVAGWYFVRTQGTYGWMKTSALQRNSTAPTVNSKEISRATVHRQVNGKVPASMLVAIPWDREKTLIAAPALADLTHLNASFKKKFGTSLTIDLAYRTRETQDYYWTDLGPLVAARPGTSNHGWGTAIDLPETYDYSFRGKYFKWLKVNSKKYNWVHRSYLEEGSKYAEAWHFEYVGR, encoded by the coding sequence ATGACCTATGCAAAGACACCTGGTGCACGCCTCCGGGTGCTGACGGTGGGAGTGTTGGCTTTTTCGTTCTGGGGTGCCCCGCCGGTTGCCACTGCAGCCACCTCCGTTCCTGTGACCATCGCTGCCGCCGTCGCCGCCAAAGAGGTGAAACGGGCGACTGCCAACCTCAACCTGCGCCTGCGTGCGGGAACGAACACCAAGGTACTCCTCGTCATACCACGGGACACCCAGCTCGCAATCAGTGCCACCTCGGGCGGATGGAGCAAGACCACCTACAGGTCCAAGACCGGATGGGTGAGCACCGCCTACCTCAAGCCGGCGGAGGCAAAGAAACCTGGACTCGGTAAGAGTACTGCCACGCTGAACCTGCGGAAGCAGGCGACCACCTCTTCAAAGGTTCTCGGTTCCATCCCGAAGGGGGCCATCCTCGAGCTGAAGGCCACTCAGGGAAAATGGAAGAGGGTCACCCATCGGGGGAAGACCGGTTGGGTGAACTCCGGCTACCTGAAGGGCGTCGCGAACAAGCCGGGTCGTGAGATCTACATCGAAGGCGCCTACACGAGCAACCGGGCCGGACTCACCGACCGCTACTACACCAAGACCGCCGGGTCCGGTCTGCGGTCCAGTGTCAACGGACCGATGAAGATCGGTGACATTCCGCGCTATTCGGTGGCCTATCGGGATCTCGCCCAAGAGCGGAAGGCAGGTGGGGTCGCTGGCTGGTATTTCGTACGGACGCAGGGAACCTACGGGTGGATGAAGACCTCCGCGTTGCAACGAAACAGCACGGCACCGACGGTCAATTCCAAGGAGATCAGCAGAGCCACGGTGCACAGGCAGGTCAACGGTAAGGTGCCCGCCTCGATGCTGGTGGCCATTCCTTGGGACCGCGAGAAGACGCTGATCGCCGCACCGGCCTTGGCTGACCTGACGCATTTGAATGCCAGCTTCAAGAAAAAGTTCGGCACCTCGTTGACCATAGACTTGGCTTACCGGACGCGGGAGACCCAGGACTACTACTGGACCGATTTGGGGCCGCTCGTTGCCGCCCGACCAGGTACCTCGAACCACGGATGGGGTACGGCCATCGACCTGCCCGAGACGTACGACTATTCCTTCCGCGGGAAGTACTTCAAATGGTTGAAGGTGAACTCGAAGAAGTACAACTGGGTGCATCGGTCTTATCTCGAAGAGGGATCAAAATACGCCGAAGCGTGGCATTTCGAATATGTGGGGCGATAA
- a CDS encoding aldo/keto reductase yields MAENLRYDRVAETHRPYAAAGDRYDSLGYRRVGLSGLILPPLSLGLWWNFGDNRPFDTQRAVLRHAFDHGINHFDLANNYGPPYGSAEENFGRMMRTDFKAYRNELIISSKAGYDMWPGPHGNLGSRKYILASADESLARMSLDYVDIFYSHRPDPDTPIEETIGALDTLVRQGKALYVGISSYSPERTAEAARVAREMGTPLVIHQPSYSMLNRWVEDGLLETLEENSMGSIAFTPLAQGLLTGKYINDAEAVPSGGRTSLAGHLTGENLGKARNLAKIAADRGQSLAQLAIAWLLRDGAATSVLIGASSTAQLDENLGALANTSFGADELELIDRITGGETGIDLWRASSSL; encoded by the coding sequence GTGGCTGAAAACCTGCGTTATGACCGAGTTGCCGAAACCCATCGGCCCTATGCGGCAGCCGGAGACCGCTACGACTCCCTCGGCTACCGCCGGGTAGGGCTTTCCGGGCTGATCCTGCCCCCGCTGAGCCTGGGCCTGTGGTGGAACTTCGGGGACAATCGCCCATTCGACACCCAGCGCGCCGTGCTGCGCCACGCCTTCGACCACGGCATCAACCACTTTGACCTGGCCAACAACTACGGGCCGCCGTACGGCTCGGCCGAGGAAAACTTCGGGCGGATGATGCGCACCGACTTCAAGGCCTACCGCAACGAGCTGATCATCTCGTCAAAGGCCGGCTACGACATGTGGCCGGGCCCGCACGGGAACCTGGGCTCGCGCAAGTACATCCTGGCCTCGGCCGACGAGTCGCTGGCACGGATGTCGCTGGACTACGTTGACATCTTCTACTCGCACCGCCCGGATCCGGACACCCCCATCGAGGAGACCATCGGCGCGTTGGACACCCTCGTCCGCCAGGGCAAGGCCCTTTACGTGGGCATCTCCTCCTACTCCCCCGAGCGCACCGCGGAGGCTGCCCGGGTGGCCCGCGAAATGGGCACGCCGCTGGTAATCCACCAGCCCTCCTACTCGATGCTCAACCGCTGGGTCGAGGATGGCCTGCTGGAGACGCTCGAAGAGAACTCCATGGGCTCGATCGCCTTTACCCCGCTGGCCCAAGGCCTGCTCACCGGCAAGTACATCAACGACGCAGAGGCCGTTCCCTCCGGCGGGCGCACCTCGCTGGCCGGACACCTGACCGGGGAGAACCTGGGCAAAGCCCGCAACCTGGCCAAGATCGCCGCCGACCGCGGTCAGTCATTGGCCCAGCTGGCCATCGCTTGGCTGCTGCGCGACGGAGCAGCCACGTCGGTGCTCATCGGCGCCTCTTCCACGGCGCAACTCGATGAGAACCTGGGTGCGCTGGCCAACACCTCCTTTGGCGCCGACGAGCTGGAGCTGATCGATCGCATCACCGGCGGCGAGACCGGCATCGACCTGTGGCGGGCATCCTCTTCGCTGTAG
- a CDS encoding sensor domain-containing phosphodiesterase, with product MTLSIRGPLLFGRQPWAGFEGLWWIPKVLAMLLIPTVVHAAWRLTRQQRRERAEALARSGLMDTVLATSREWLWATNADGYFTFCGPASRELLGYEPAELLGRHLHQVIGPEDLAALLRVRAEREGTAQGPRGSGSLVTAYRHRDGRRIPVEVSARAFHDGAGQSAGYEGTSRALAPGTADVAALEEAMARVAMVLATRALCTAFQPVHCLSTGTVLGAEALTRFPGSPCLSPETWFREAAMTGLGVELEIMALETALRAALGVPAQLYVAVNLSPEACLDPRLIDLLAASGLAAGRIMVEITERHHVHDYAPLTAALESLRRAGVRLSVDDAGAGFASMRHILELKPDVVKLDRGLIAGIDADPGQRALGAAMVGFAGEIGASLVAEGIETEAELATVTALGMGSGQGYLLGRPTTLPEDWARWQLAPLQDR from the coding sequence TTGACGCTATCCATCCGCGGTCCGCTCCTGTTCGGCCGCCAACCGTGGGCTGGCTTCGAGGGCCTCTGGTGGATTCCGAAGGTCCTGGCCATGCTGCTCATCCCGACGGTCGTGCATGCAGCGTGGCGGCTGACGCGCCAGCAGCGCAGGGAGCGGGCCGAAGCATTGGCCAGATCCGGGCTCATGGACACCGTGCTGGCTACCAGCCGGGAATGGCTGTGGGCAACCAACGCCGACGGGTACTTTACCTTCTGTGGTCCGGCGAGCCGGGAACTGCTCGGCTATGAACCTGCCGAATTACTGGGCAGGCACTTGCATCAGGTGATCGGTCCGGAGGACCTCGCGGCGTTGCTGCGCGTCAGGGCGGAGCGCGAAGGCACCGCCCAGGGCCCGAGAGGCAGCGGCAGCCTCGTCACCGCTTACCGCCATCGGGATGGACGCAGGATACCGGTGGAGGTGTCGGCTCGGGCATTCCATGATGGTGCGGGGCAGAGCGCGGGATACGAGGGAACGAGCCGTGCCCTGGCCCCGGGGACGGCAGATGTCGCGGCTCTCGAGGAAGCCATGGCCCGGGTTGCCATGGTGCTTGCCACGCGGGCACTGTGCACGGCCTTCCAGCCCGTCCACTGCCTGTCGACCGGAACAGTGCTGGGAGCCGAGGCCTTGACCCGCTTTCCCGGTTCTCCGTGCCTGTCCCCGGAGACGTGGTTCAGGGAGGCGGCGATGACTGGGCTGGGAGTGGAGCTGGAAATCATGGCCTTGGAAACCGCCCTCCGGGCCGCCCTCGGGGTCCCGGCGCAACTATACGTCGCGGTAAACCTCTCCCCGGAGGCCTGCCTGGACCCGCGGCTCATCGATCTGCTCGCGGCATCCGGCCTCGCCGCCGGACGCATCATGGTGGAGATCACCGAGCGCCACCACGTGCACGACTATGCTCCACTCACCGCTGCGTTGGAATCCTTGCGTCGCGCCGGGGTGAGGCTCAGCGTCGATGACGCTGGAGCCGGGTTCGCTTCCATGCGCCATATCCTTGAGCTCAAACCGGACGTGGTCAAACTCGACCGGGGCCTCATCGCCGGCATCGATGCAGATCCGGGGCAACGGGCCCTGGGTGCCGCGATGGTCGGTTTTGCCGGTGAGATCGGAGCCTCGCTGGTTGCCGAAGGCATCGAAACCGAGGCCGAGCTTGCCACGGTCACCGCACTGGGCATGGGCTCGGGGCAAGGCTACCTGCTCGGTCGCCCCACCACCCTGCCCGAAGACTGGGCCCGGTGGCAGCTGGCACCGCTGCAGGACCGTTAG
- a CDS encoding SH3 domain-containing protein, translating into MRRTPQRLALALGISLALGLLPALPASASGSTPLTVTLASASAPIEDTTKDSARRWALPLDPKKGYRLSSPQGPRCIPVVGGSTHHLGQDLGSQNGDPIYAVTDGVVRKTLNGTSAVSGQIILKHNIGGKVYETAYLHMWNASTHVKEGQKIKAGQQIGVVGSSGPSTGPHLHLEVWKERFYSNDANLLDPAAWLSAQGISLAKNASLIYPQTPPSSCTYYARGMIDVFATADSGSSVVAKIPRNALISSKPGAINGKINGNYVKVTYGKNTGWIDRYAATPYRMGDAPAGSLTSAGADTNGMLLPIARYRANGTANLRTGTATWYSVMGQVKAGSVVDVYQSKSGWLRISHAGKIGWVSAPLFTWTATLDPAVAKPTRETVAATVLRKGAAVTQTESGKIAAGTQVAIRRSLNGWMEVQAGQTTGWVPASALKAIGAPTPTPPVVPAPPVEKPKPVAAKATHITTNGLNLRQGPSASTTSLKVLVKGTEVAVVATQNTWRQVQAGPNTGWVAAQYLQAIKPTVVKPVQPAGPKPPAKPKPKPKPVVVKPKPVVVKPQPSAKPAVAKASHTTTNGLNLRQKPDVKSKSVRVLAKGTKVALLKAQGKWRYVQVGTSQGWVAGNYLKLIKPAAPKVTTVAKKTYKTKVKLTVRQSASTKSKALKVLPKGAKVTVSARSGSWLRFAVASRTGWAPASQLVEAKPAKKTVAVKPAKSKMKTAKSKVKTTIARLNLRAGASTAQKSLLLVPVGKKLTVQATKGSWAKVSYGKKTGWVHSGYLK; encoded by the coding sequence ATGAGAAGAACCCCGCAACGACTGGCCTTGGCGCTCGGCATCTCGCTGGCTCTCGGCCTGCTGCCGGCACTTCCAGCTAGCGCGTCCGGCTCCACCCCGCTTACGGTGACACTTGCTTCGGCATCGGCACCCATCGAAGACACCACCAAGGACAGTGCCCGCCGTTGGGCCTTGCCCTTGGACCCGAAGAAGGGGTACCGTCTTTCTTCCCCGCAGGGCCCTCGCTGTATTCCGGTGGTCGGCGGTTCCACCCACCACCTAGGACAGGACCTGGGCTCGCAGAACGGCGACCCGATCTATGCGGTCACCGATGGGGTGGTACGTAAGACATTGAACGGCACCTCCGCCGTCAGTGGCCAGATCATCCTGAAACATAATATTGGCGGCAAGGTCTACGAAACCGCATATTTGCACATGTGGAATGCCAGCACGCATGTGAAGGAGGGGCAGAAGATCAAGGCCGGGCAGCAGATCGGTGTGGTGGGCTCCTCTGGTCCGTCAACCGGCCCGCACCTGCACCTCGAGGTCTGGAAGGAACGCTTCTACTCGAACGACGCGAACCTGCTGGACCCCGCGGCGTGGTTGTCCGCGCAGGGGATCTCGTTGGCGAAGAACGCCTCGTTGATCTATCCGCAAACCCCGCCGAGTTCCTGCACCTACTATGCGCGCGGCATGATCGATGTCTTTGCCACGGCTGATAGTGGCTCCAGCGTGGTCGCCAAGATTCCACGCAATGCCCTGATCAGCAGTAAGCCCGGTGCCATCAACGGCAAGATCAATGGCAACTACGTCAAGGTCACTTACGGGAAGAACACGGGATGGATCGACCGTTACGCAGCGACCCCTTACCGCATGGGGGATGCGCCGGCTGGAAGCCTGACATCCGCGGGGGCGGATACCAATGGCATGCTCCTGCCCATTGCAAGGTACCGGGCCAATGGCACGGCGAACCTTCGCACCGGCACGGCAACCTGGTACTCGGTCATGGGGCAGGTCAAAGCCGGTTCCGTGGTGGATGTGTACCAAAGCAAATCGGGTTGGCTGAGGATTTCCCATGCCGGTAAGATCGGCTGGGTCAGTGCCCCGCTGTTCACCTGGACCGCGACACTCGATCCGGCCGTAGCCAAACCGACCCGTGAAACCGTTGCCGCAACCGTGCTGCGCAAGGGCGCTGCAGTCACACAAACCGAATCCGGAAAAATTGCCGCCGGTACACAGGTCGCCATCAGGCGTAGCCTGAACGGCTGGATGGAAGTCCAGGCCGGTCAGACCACCGGATGGGTTCCCGCCAGCGCTTTGAAGGCCATCGGAGCCCCAACGCCAACTCCTCCGGTCGTGCCTGCGCCACCGGTAGAAAAGCCGAAGCCCGTCGCCGCGAAGGCGACTCACATCACCACCAACGGGCTGAACCTGCGCCAGGGACCCTCCGCTTCAACGACGTCGCTCAAGGTCCTCGTCAAGGGAACAGAAGTTGCCGTCGTCGCTACGCAAAACACCTGGCGCCAGGTGCAGGCCGGCCCGAACACCGGTTGGGTGGCCGCCCAGTATCTGCAGGCCATCAAGCCCACCGTGGTCAAACCAGTGCAGCCGGCAGGACCCAAACCCCCTGCCAAGCCCAAGCCCAAGCCCAAGCCCGTGGTCGTGAAGCCCAAGCCCGTAGTGGTGAAACCCCAGCCGTCGGCCAAACCTGCCGTAGCAAAGGCCAGCCACACGACCACCAACGGCTTGAACCTGCGCCAGAAACCGGACGTCAAGTCCAAATCAGTGCGCGTGCTGGCCAAGGGCACGAAAGTGGCGCTGCTTAAAGCTCAGGGTAAATGGCGCTACGTCCAGGTCGGGACGAGCCAGGGATGGGTGGCAGGCAACTACCTGAAGCTCATTAAACCGGCTGCACCCAAGGTCACCACCGTGGCCAAAAAAACCTACAAGACCAAGGTGAAACTAACCGTGCGGCAAAGCGCCAGCACCAAGTCCAAGGCCCTCAAGGTGTTGCCCAAGGGAGCAAAGGTCACGGTGAGTGCACGCAGTGGATCGTGGTTGCGTTTTGCGGTAGCTTCAAGGACCGGATGGGCACCTGCCTCGCAGCTGGTGGAAGCGAAACCGGCCAAGAAGACCGTCGCAGTGAAGCCGGCCAAATCGAAGATGAAAACGGCGAAGTCGAAGGTGAAAACCACCATCGCAAGGTTGAACCTACGTGCCGGGGCTTCGACCGCGCAGAAGTCGCTGCTGTTGGTTCCGGTGGGGAAGAAGCTCACCGTCCAGGCCACCAAGGGCAGCTGGGCGAAGGTCTCCTATGGTAAAAAGACCGGCTGGGTGCACTCCGGTTACTTGAAGTAA